Proteins encoded within one genomic window of Cardiocondyla obscurior isolate alpha-2009 linkage group LG27, Cobs3.1, whole genome shotgun sequence:
- the LOC139112273 gene encoding uncharacterized protein, with amino-acid sequence MPHFSCSEVLTEAAGVKIVTTLPTEDMNPFPPGKIILKIQKVNTESYINNKSCGFHLTKSKWDPYPWVSYVENNSLANLAGLKSGDCLLGVNDTDLLGLKIKDIATLIRNEEGVRDLNFLIWRYTPQEEEQNDNGLALKGPLPNVARNLANALSGTVRALECPICLESAAPPVSQCVHGHILCVLCRPKTSRCPVCRVRLGQGRCLLADKLHKALRDAFNMDNDKTPIATDRRCNLRDQLFGKNNKKQEETPVVNQSKNNCAMLKPRQFLLARLLLGGREKAASVDNLIRVSEMSKETTTIPDRMVDSNNLGVRLSLNDRTKSASTGELSRDNEARVDNSSQIVESSATNISQQSLSLPQTPIWGGSTESMSCVQLTCPLLQSCREVVTSESLLDHIKTHAVPQVHFYSGRARIPLPLPFGCDALYIFHHGSNVFFFQYQEEMAWMMYPAKKICSSSIWEWTLHAWGDNGTKVQLRRDVASLEDTATLSSQYIAPLPNALPLEVIEIQILEYGAHDRLYM; translated from the exons ATGCCACATTTCTCGTGTTCTGAAGTCCTCACGGAAGCGGCGGGCGTGAAGATTGTAACGACTCTCCCCACAGAAGACATGAATCCATTTCCACCGGGAAAAATAATCCTCAAGATACAGAAAGTCAACACGGAAtcatacattaataataaatcttgtGGATTTCATTTGACCAAGTCCAAGTGGGATCCGTATCCGTGGGTCAGTTATGTTGAAAATAATAGCCTTGCAAACTTGGCGGGATTAAA ATCAGGCGACTGTTTATTGGGCGTTAACGATACTGATTTATTGGGGCTGAAGATTAAAGATATTGCTACTTTAATTCGCAATGAGGAAGGTGTAcgagatttaaattttctcaTCTGGAGATACACTCCTCAAGAAGAAGAGCAAAATGATAACGGACTAGCTTTGAAAGGCCCACTTCCAAATGTAGCCAGAAATCTTGCAAATGCATTATCGGGAACG gttCGTGCTTTGGAATGTCCCATCTGCTTGGAAAGCGCTGCGCCTCCAGTCTCACAATGTGTTCACGGTCACATCCTGTGCGTCCTTTGCAGACCGAAAACGTCGCGATGTCCAGTCTGCAGAGTCCGGCTTGGCCAAGGCCGATGCCTTCTTGCAGATAAATTGCACAAAGCGCTTCGTGATGCCTTTAACATGGACAACGACAAAACGCCCATCGCAACTGATCGCCGCTGTAATTTACGTGATCAATTAttcggtaaaaataataagaagcAAGAAGAGACTCCGGTTGTAAATCAGTCGAAGAATAATTGTGCTATGTTAAAACCGAGGCAATTCTTGTTGGCTAGATTGTTACTCGGTGGTAGAGAGAAAGCTGCTTCCGTAGATAATTTAATCAGAGTGTCCGAAATGTCGAAGGAAACCACGACGATTCCCGACAGAATGGTAGATTCCAACAATTTAGGCGTGCGATTGTCGTTGAACGATCGTACCAAGTCAGCCAGCACTGGCGAGCTGTCGAGAGACAATGAAGCTCGTGTCGATAATTCTTCGCAAATTGTCGAATCCTCCGCGACGAACATCAGCCAGCAATCGTTGAGCTTGCCTCAGACGCCTATTTGGGGTGGCTCTACGGAATCTATGTCCTGCGTACAGTTGACATGCCCGCTTTTGCAATCTTGTAGAGAAGTAGTAACGTCTGAATCACTGTTGGATCACATCAAGACCCATGCGGTGCCGCAGGTTCATTTTTATTCTGGACGCGCAAGAATTCCGCTTCCACTTCCTTTCGGATGCGATGctctttatatatttcatcATGGAagcaatgtattttttttccag TATCAAGAGGAAATGGCATGGATGATGTATCCTGCTAAGAAGATTTGTTCGAGCAGCATATGGGAATGGACATTGCACGCTTGGGGTGACAATGGTACAAAAGTACAATTACGAAGAGACGTAGCGAGTCTCGAGGATACTGCAACATTATCTTCTCAATATATTGCTCCATTGCCAAATGCATTACCGTTGGAAGTCATTGAGATACAAATATTAGAATATGGAGCACACGATAGATTGTATATGTGA
- the LOC139112275 gene encoding odorant receptor 13a-like isoform X1, whose amino-acid sequence MDLLPVNFCVLRLCGAWKEREDDGLIVRFISFCYRYAVIALIYYFTISELIELVLARNDVEALTEGLFLAISYITLCFKYFNFLTREHELRALLDCFRAKLCQPRDSAEMSILKQYDRKAKQTACLYMMMCQITGTLMITMPLLTKNERSLPCKTYIPYSVAAFLPYVLTYLQQSATVIYGILLNVSFDSLVYGFIIQACGQIELLCYRFTETIRFLKENNEEKKHQAVDSFAIADCVKHHISVYNITNRIESLFVWTTSTLFFFSLVTLCTSIFQMSKRDLFSPEFFTLLSYLGSMMSEVFIYCWYGNELDLKSKSVAQAIYTSDWTIISVEQRRTLLFVMMMSQRGRILSSYGFCSLILDTFTWVKIYS is encoded by the exons atggaCTTATTGCCAGTGAACTTTTGTGTTCTTCGTCTTTGCGGAGCGTGGAAAGAACGCGAGGATGACGGCTTAATAGTACGTTTCATCAGCTTCTGCTAcag GTATGCAGTTAttgctttaatatattacttcACGATATCCGAATTAATCGAGCTTGTACTTGCGAGAAACGACGTGGAAGCTTTAACGGAAGGTCTATTTCTGGCTATAAGTTACATTACCCTGTGcttcaaatatttcaatttcttaACGCGAGAGCACGAATTACGTGCTCTGTTAGACTGTTTCCGAGCAAAGCTGTGCCAGCCGAGAGATTCGGCGGAAATGTCGATACTGAAACAATACGATCGCAaag CTAAGCAGACTGCTTGTTTATACATGATGATGTGCCAAATAACGGGCACATTGATGATCACGATGCCTTTGTTAACTAAGAATGAAAGGTCTTTGCCATGCAAAACGTACATACCGTACTCTGTTGCGGCGTTTCTTCCTTACGTGTTAACTTATCTTCAACAGTCCGCAACTGTGATTTATGGAATTCTGCTAAACGTCTCTTTCGACTCTCTCGTTTACGGCTTTATTATTCAAGCCTGTGGGCAGATCGAGCTTTTGTGCTATCGATTTACTGAAACGATCCGAtttcttaaagaaaataacgaagAGAAGAAGCACCAGGCCGTCGACAGTTTCGCTATTGCGGACTGCGTCAAACATCATATTTCAGTGTACAATATCACAAACAGGATAGAATCTTTGTTCGTATGGACAACTagtactttatttttttttagtctcgTCACTCTCTGCACCagcatctttcaaatgtccAAA aGAGACCTTTTCAGTCCTGAATTTTTCACTTTATTATCCTATTTGGGATCAATGATGTCCGAAGTCTTCATATATTGCTGGTACGGCAATGAACTCGACTTGAAG AGTAAAAGTGTCGCGCAAGCTATTTATACTAGCGACTGGACAATAATATCAGTCGAACAACGTAGAACATTGCTATTTGTGATGATGATGAGCCAAAGAGGAAGAATACTCTCTTCTTATGGCTTTTGTTCGTTAATTCTTGACACTT
- the LOC139112275 gene encoding odorant receptor 13a-like isoform X2: protein MDLLPVNFCVLRLCGAWKEREDDGLIVRFISFCYRYAVIALIYYFTISELIELVLARNDVEALTEGLFLAISYITLCFKYFNFLTREHELRALLDCFRAKLCQPRDSAEMSILKQYDRKAKQTACLYMMMCQITGTLMITMPLLTKNERSLPCKTYIPYSVAAFLPYVLTYLQQSATVIYGILLNVSFDSLVYGFIIQACGQIELLCYRFTETIRFLKENNEEKKHQAVDSFAIADCVKHHISVYNITNRIESLFVWTTSTLFFFSLVTLCTSIFQMSKRDLFSPEFFTLLSYLGSMMSEVFIYCWYGNELDLKSKSVAQAIYTSDWTIISVEQRRTLLFVMMMSQRGRILSSYGFCSLILDTFTWIIKTSYSAFNLLQQASH from the exons atggaCTTATTGCCAGTGAACTTTTGTGTTCTTCGTCTTTGCGGAGCGTGGAAAGAACGCGAGGATGACGGCTTAATAGTACGTTTCATCAGCTTCTGCTAcag GTATGCAGTTAttgctttaatatattacttcACGATATCCGAATTAATCGAGCTTGTACTTGCGAGAAACGACGTGGAAGCTTTAACGGAAGGTCTATTTCTGGCTATAAGTTACATTACCCTGTGcttcaaatatttcaatttcttaACGCGAGAGCACGAATTACGTGCTCTGTTAGACTGTTTCCGAGCAAAGCTGTGCCAGCCGAGAGATTCGGCGGAAATGTCGATACTGAAACAATACGATCGCAaag CTAAGCAGACTGCTTGTTTATACATGATGATGTGCCAAATAACGGGCACATTGATGATCACGATGCCTTTGTTAACTAAGAATGAAAGGTCTTTGCCATGCAAAACGTACATACCGTACTCTGTTGCGGCGTTTCTTCCTTACGTGTTAACTTATCTTCAACAGTCCGCAACTGTGATTTATGGAATTCTGCTAAACGTCTCTTTCGACTCTCTCGTTTACGGCTTTATTATTCAAGCCTGTGGGCAGATCGAGCTTTTGTGCTATCGATTTACTGAAACGATCCGAtttcttaaagaaaataacgaagAGAAGAAGCACCAGGCCGTCGACAGTTTCGCTATTGCGGACTGCGTCAAACATCATATTTCAGTGTACAATATCACAAACAGGATAGAATCTTTGTTCGTATGGACAACTagtactttatttttttttagtctcgTCACTCTCTGCACCagcatctttcaaatgtccAAA aGAGACCTTTTCAGTCCTGAATTTTTCACTTTATTATCCTATTTGGGATCAATGATGTCCGAAGTCTTCATATATTGCTGGTACGGCAATGAACTCGACTTGAAG AGTAAAAGTGTCGCGCAAGCTATTTATACTAGCGACTGGACAATAATATCAGTCGAACAACGTAGAACATTGCTATTTGTGATGATGATGAGCCAAAGAGGAAGAATACTCTCTTCTTATGGCTTTTGTTCGTTAATTCTTGACACTT